The Mechercharimyces sp. CAU 1602 genome includes a region encoding these proteins:
- a CDS encoding ABC-F family ATP-binding cassette domain-containing protein has protein sequence MNLLQLKKVSKFFGATPVFTEADLRVNSNERVGIVGPNGAGKTTLLKVILGQLEADQGEITKAKQIRIGYLAQTSGLDSSRTIWDEMLSVFSHIREMETQLRHLENMMGDEKVLADDHKYQKVLDQYAHIQEAFEKEGGYQYETRIRGALHGLGLANLSWEEAIIHSLSGGQKTRVALAKMLLEEPDLLILDEPTNYLDMEALRWLEQTLAHYPGALLLVSHDRYFLDQLVEIIYEVDRHQVTRYTGNYTRYLQEKEERLLQWQQSYDKQQTEKNKLEEFVQRNIARASTTKRAQSRRKTLEKMEMITAPPKERKQAAIRFPTAQTSGQEVLTITDVSIGYGSNVLADNLHFHIKRGERIALLGPNGAGKTTLLKTIAGRLPILAGEIQFGAGVQMDVYDQEQTGLTPENTVLDELWNEHPNLDQTTVRSYLGQFLFHGDDVFKLISSLSGGEKARLSLLKRMINRANLLLMDEPTNHLDMPSKERLEDALQTYTGTLLFVSHDRYFINKLATHIIRLTPTGLLHFEGNYNQFLQFEAEQQAAQQAKKKESSPVRKSKEHEKKETVSVAQSLAALEDTIAQLEEEKEKIEEELCQPEIFQQPDKSQPLQEQLTHLTNQIEKQTQKWSELAEEI, from the coding sequence ATGAATCTGTTACAACTGAAGAAGGTGTCCAAATTTTTCGGCGCTACTCCAGTTTTTACTGAGGCTGATTTACGTGTCAACAGTAACGAGCGTGTCGGGATCGTAGGTCCTAATGGAGCTGGCAAAACGACGCTCCTGAAAGTTATCTTAGGTCAATTAGAAGCAGATCAAGGCGAGATCACCAAAGCAAAGCAAATTCGCATCGGTTATCTCGCACAAACAAGTGGTTTAGACTCCAGTCGCACCATCTGGGATGAAATGTTATCTGTATTCTCCCACATACGTGAGATGGAGACACAACTCCGTCATTTGGAAAACATGATGGGGGATGAGAAAGTATTAGCTGATGATCATAAATACCAAAAAGTATTAGATCAATACGCTCATATCCAGGAAGCGTTTGAAAAGGAAGGCGGATATCAATATGAGACCCGTATTCGCGGAGCTCTACACGGTCTCGGGCTAGCTAATCTATCCTGGGAAGAAGCGATTATTCATTCCTTGAGCGGGGGGCAAAAAACCCGAGTCGCTCTCGCCAAGATGTTATTAGAAGAGCCTGACCTACTCATCCTCGATGAGCCGACCAATTATCTGGATATGGAGGCGTTACGCTGGCTAGAGCAAACATTGGCTCACTATCCTGGAGCCTTACTCCTCGTCTCTCATGATCGTTACTTTCTCGATCAACTGGTGGAAATCATTTATGAAGTGGATCGTCATCAAGTGACTCGTTATACAGGCAATTATACTCGCTATTTACAGGAAAAAGAAGAGCGTCTCCTCCAATGGCAACAAAGCTACGACAAGCAGCAAACAGAAAAGAACAAGTTGGAAGAGTTTGTACAACGCAATATTGCTCGTGCCTCTACCACAAAACGGGCACAGAGCCGCCGTAAAACGCTTGAAAAAATGGAGATGATCACTGCTCCACCAAAAGAGCGTAAACAAGCTGCTATACGCTTTCCTACTGCCCAAACCAGTGGACAAGAGGTACTCACCATCACAGATGTAAGTATTGGGTACGGAAGCAATGTATTGGCTGACAACCTTCACTTCCACATTAAGCGGGGAGAACGTATCGCCTTATTAGGTCCAAACGGCGCCGGCAAAACGACCTTATTAAAGACAATTGCTGGTCGCCTCCCCATTTTAGCTGGAGAAATACAATTTGGAGCAGGCGTACAGATGGATGTCTATGATCAGGAGCAGACAGGCCTCACCCCCGAAAATACCGTGCTGGATGAATTGTGGAATGAGCATCCCAATTTGGATCAAACAACTGTCCGTTCTTATCTCGGACAATTCCTCTTTCATGGCGATGATGTTTTTAAACTCATCTCTTCTCTCTCCGGCGGAGAAAAAGCACGCCTATCTCTATTAAAGCGAATGATTAATCGCGCCAATCTGCTTCTAATGGATGAACCGACTAACCACTTAGATATGCCCAGTAAAGAACGCTTAGAAGATGCATTACAAACATATACGGGTACCCTTTTATTTGTTTCGCACGACCGTTATTTTATCAATAAATTAGCGACACATATTATTCGTTTAACTCCCACCGGCTTACTTCACTTCGAAGGAAATTATAACCAGTTCCTGCAATTTGAAGCAGAGCAACAAGCTGCCCAGCAAGCAAAGAAAAAAGAAAGTTCCCCTGTTCGCAAGAGCAAAGAGCATGAGAAGAAAGAGACCGTTTCTGTAGCTCAATCCTTAGCAGCACTGGAAGATACCATTGCTCAATTAGAAGAGGAGAAAGAGAAAATCGAAGAAGAACTGTGTCAGCCTGAAATATTTCAACAGCCGGATAAGAGTCAACCTCTACAAGAACAGCTAACCCACCTTACCAACCAAATAGAAAAGCAGACTCAGAAGTGGTCCGAGTTGGCTGAAGAGATTTAA
- a CDS encoding biotin-dependent carboxyltransferase family protein codes for MNQPGLRELEVVRAGMFMTIQDGGRYGYQQLGIVPAGAMDEQAHQLANLLVGNARTAPVLEVTGPGSSLRAECDLLLALGGADLGAKVGATKILPWRSFRLAKGATLTFTTRRTGWRTYVAIAGGIESEEVLGSGSTYVQGGIGGFEGRPLQKGDRIRIGQSSRSTRAGRKLSPSLLPSYSAAPRVRVVLGPDDRWFSKKSIELFFTQSYQIGVDSNRMGYRLYGEQKMERTQIELLSEAVTKGTVQVPPEGQPIVMMADRQTTGGYAQIATVISADLSVVAQLAPGDQLSFCAVSVEAAQTEAIHRERLLRQIEMVSHTIS; via the coding sequence ATGAATCAACCAGGGCTTAGAGAATTAGAGGTTGTGCGGGCTGGTATGTTCATGACGATTCAAGATGGGGGGCGCTATGGTTATCAGCAGCTGGGAATTGTACCTGCAGGGGCGATGGATGAGCAGGCACACCAGCTTGCTAATTTATTGGTAGGTAACGCTCGTACTGCACCCGTACTAGAAGTGACAGGTCCAGGCAGCAGTTTGCGAGCAGAGTGTGATCTGTTGCTGGCATTAGGTGGGGCAGATTTAGGGGCGAAGGTGGGAGCCACGAAGATCCTTCCTTGGCGAAGCTTTCGGCTAGCTAAAGGAGCAACACTTACTTTCACAACAAGGAGAACAGGATGGCGCACTTATGTCGCAATAGCGGGAGGAATAGAGTCAGAAGAAGTATTAGGAAGTGGCTCCACCTATGTTCAAGGTGGGATCGGCGGCTTTGAGGGACGGCCTTTACAAAAAGGGGATCGTATACGCATCGGGCAGAGCTCACGTAGTACTCGAGCGGGTCGCAAACTTTCTCCTTCGTTACTACCCTCATATTCGGCGGCACCCAGAGTGCGCGTTGTGCTAGGTCCAGATGATCGGTGGTTTAGCAAGAAGAGCATAGAACTCTTTTTTACACAGTCATATCAGATCGGTGTAGACTCCAATCGTATGGGATACCGCCTTTATGGAGAACAGAAGATGGAGCGTACGCAGATCGAGTTGTTAAGTGAAGCGGTAACCAAAGGAACGGTGCAGGTTCCACCAGAGGGTCAACCGATTGTCATGATGGCAGACCGCCAAACAACAGGGGGATATGCACAAATTGCCACTGTGATCTCAGCTGACCTGTCTGTAGTTGCTCAATTAGCTCCAGGAGATCAGCTTTCTTTTTGCGCGGTATCAGTGGAAGCAGCACAGACAGAGGCGATTCATCGGGAACGGCTCTTGCGTCAGATAGAGATGGTGTCACATACTATTTCGTAA
- a CDS encoding LamB/YcsF family protein, which translates to MISVVDVNCDLGESFGVYRLEVDDQVYRYISSVNIACGYHAGDHNVMQTSVERAQAYQVNIGAHPGLPDRMGFGRRYMDMEAREVYNLVVYQIGALQAFIHLHGGRLHHVKPHGALYHMGAHNSTIAEAIAKAVYDLDTSLVLYALAGSVLVERGRKLGLTVAEEVFADRTYQSDGSLTPRSQKNALITSSTEAIEQIITCLRTGTMRTVTGTSIHLQADTICVHGDSPQALGFLQELYNGLRAEGIRIGM; encoded by the coding sequence ATGATTAGCGTGGTCGATGTGAATTGCGATCTAGGAGAAAGTTTTGGTGTGTATCGGCTAGAGGTTGATGATCAAGTATATCGCTATATATCGTCTGTCAACATCGCGTGTGGTTATCACGCGGGAGATCACAATGTGATGCAAACATCAGTGGAGAGGGCGCAAGCGTATCAGGTAAACATAGGGGCTCATCCTGGATTACCCGATCGAATGGGGTTTGGGCGTCGTTATATGGACATGGAAGCAAGAGAGGTTTACAATCTCGTGGTGTATCAGATCGGTGCGTTGCAAGCGTTTATTCACCTTCATGGCGGTCGCCTTCATCATGTGAAACCTCATGGAGCTTTATATCATATGGGAGCGCATAACTCCACTATCGCGGAAGCGATAGCAAAAGCGGTGTATGATTTGGATACGTCGTTAGTACTGTATGCTCTGGCAGGAAGTGTGTTGGTGGAAAGAGGGCGCAAACTAGGGCTTACGGTAGCAGAAGAGGTGTTTGCTGACCGTACCTACCAATCCGATGGGAGTTTAACTCCACGCAGTCAGAAGAATGCGTTAATAACCAGCTCTACTGAAGCAATCGAGCAAATCATTACCTGCCTGCGCACGGGCACCATGCGCACGGTTACCGGAACATCAATACATTTACAGGCGGATACGATTTGCGTACATGGGGATTCACCACAAGCACTGGGATTTTTGCAGGAGCTGTATAATGGCTTACGGGCAGAAGGGATTCGTATTGGAATGTAA